The segment CACAAGAGAACACAAGGGCACTCTTGGAGATCCCCAAAGATGTGTTCTTGGCAGCAGGGGAGTCAGGCTGGACAGAAGAGGGCTGCCGTGTGATTCTCTACTTGTGTACAGTTTTATCAATTGTCTTATTTGTCACAGGACATGAAAATACAGACGATGGCTGCCAACCCCCTTGGAACACTAGTGTTGGAAGTGACGGTGTTAATAGTGCTGGAACTGTGAGGGATTCCCTTTGCACCTTCCAGAGAGTGCAATATCAGGAGTTTGAAGACAGGGATGTTTCTTATGGAGTCCCACAGGTTTCCAGAAGAGTAACTCAAGATACTTCCTGGTCCCAGGAAGTGTCCCTGAGGGCACCTTCTTCTGAAGAGGTCCTTATGGAGGTACAGCCAGTGTTTCTCTCCCTCACTGAGCAGTCTGAGGAGACTGGAGATGGCTACAATGCTACTGATGTGAGTGGCAGGGTTATTCGTCTCACAAGTGAGGGAGATTCCATTTTCATTATCCAGGGAGAGCAGTACTCTGTACAGCTTCTCCTGGAGTTGTCCCTATGGAGGTCCCAGGCTTCCTCTGCAGGCCAGAGCAATCTACCCCTAAGTCTGTCCCTCTTTTCCAGAATCATGAGGCAAATTCCACCTTTAAGGGTAACCAAGAGAGACTCCAGAGAGACCCAAACCATACAAATTCGAGGAATGTCCCAGAACCATCAAATATCCCTGCAACCTCTCCATCCACCCGAAAACACACAAGAAGGAGAGGCCATTCTTCTGTAAGGTGTGCCAGACAGGCTTTCACCAAGTCTTGGAACTTCGAGTTCATGAGGTCATACACAAGGCAGGGAAGCCTTTCACATGCGATGCCTGTGGAAGGGCCTTCCGATACAAGACCAACCTGCAGGCTCATGAGAGGatccacacaggagagaagccatACTCCTGCTCCCTGTGTGATAGCACCTTCTGCCAGTCATCCACATACCACAGTCACCTCAGGAAGTTCCACAAATCAGAATGAAGCGCTCACACCTCCGGGTGAGCAGGGATTCAGCCTCAGGGTCTCATCTGCACATTAGAAGCCTGTTAGGGAGTTAGCCAGTTAAGCTCTTTCATTTAACATTCAGATTATTCCTTCCATATGCTGTCCATGCCACTGGCATGTGAGGGTAAACATGAAGTTTTTGTCAGTTTGTtcaccaaattttttcaagtgCCTAAATACTGGCTGTTATCTGATTTTCCAGTAGTAAATAAATGTTGATGGTTCTGTTTCTACTGTGCattgtttcttgtgcttttatgtgtcctgtgtgtggatgggtgcCAGTGTGTGGGGCTATTGTGTCTTACTTTCTACCTCATTTGAGACAGTCATTTTTAACAATTTGTTCTCCAGGTAAGGTGACCCCAAAGAGCATACAAATCCTTTTGTCTTTGGTCTCCACAGTTGTTAGGATGTTGAAATCTGACAAATGTCTCTGCCTCTAGATCTgcctttcaaaaattattttatgtgtttgtgcttgagtgtatatatttgcacttcctgttttatgtgtctatggatacatcagatctcctgcttttgtcttattttgttttgactaTTACCTGATCTACACAGAATGTTACCTCGCCTTGCCAGTTTGACCTGCATCCcccattgtattttcttaattttggaGGATGTGTTTAATTTTGCATAAAGTTTGGACATTTCTGAGTTGTTTATAGGAAATTTATCCAAGTGTGAATCCATtcctcatttgttttatattttaggttgtttttcaaatttagttGTAAGTATTTTCTGTATCACAGCGAcataagaaagggtttctttgcatGTAGCCTAGCTTTTCTATAAATGACTTGGTAATCCAGGTTCGCCTCAAATTCATtggtctatctgtctctgcctatgcctcttgggtgctaggattaaggctTATGACATTGCATCTAGTGAACATATTCATCTTTAGGAAACATCTATTACTTTCCAtttaaataatagagaaaatCTAATTCCATAAAGAACAAAATTTTAGACGTTTCTTCACTGAGTTAGGCGTAtttatatttctagaaatatgCTTTCTCACATTTTGTCCCTTTGGTGTCATTAGCAATAGGAAGTTAAGTTTCAGCCTGTTTTACCCTGTTGTATTAAACGATAACGCTACCTTCAAATGGGGCATGAGCCCTGTTCTCCCTTTTATTTCCAACTATGCGGAATCTTTTTATCTGTCATAGGATGCTAAGACAGTAAATCGTATGGAAGCACTAAGCTTCCAGTAACTGACTTCTTCAGTGTGGAGT is part of the Apodemus sylvaticus chromosome 13, mApoSyl1.1, whole genome shotgun sequence genome and harbors:
- the LOC127664130 gene encoding zinc finger and SCAN domain containing protein 4F-like, with amino-acid sequence MTSQFRETFRSTSSSNDFELDYAEFISTQASAMQLGEDISHSARSQVSVSPNNHGSLAKQELQTLWAMFTSWLQPEKQSKEQMISQLVLEQFLLTGHCKDKFALTEKWKSSGRNMRRFMEGLTDEYLKPPVMVHVAMHGQEALFSENMPLKEVIAHLEQQKVATSPTQENTRALLEIPKDVFLAAGESGWTEEGCRVILYLCTVLSIVLFVTGHENTDDGCQPPWNTSVGSDGVNSAGTVRDSLCTFQRVQYQEFEDRDVSYGVPQVSRRVTQDTSWSQEVSLRAPSSEEVLMEVQPVFLSLTEQSEETGDGYNATDDAKTVNRMEALSFQ